In the Caballeronia sp. LZ062 genome, one interval contains:
- the lpxK gene encoding tetraacyldisaccharide 4'-kinase — MSDFKPPIENFLAREWRRRGAVAWALTPFACVFGAIAATRRALFDVGWMKRVDAGVPVVVVGNVTVGGTGKTPTVIALVEALRAAGFQPGVVSRGYGAKVAEPTSVTPASIASQVGDEPLLIARRTHAPVFVCPDRVAAARALLNAHPNVDVLVSDDGLQHYRLARVFELVVFDDRLGGNGFLLPAGPLREPMSRHRDATLINSPYDRTLPPWPNTFALDLEPGDAWLLDDPSVRRPLAQFAGEKVAAAAGIGSPERFFATLRAAGIAPTTRAFPDHYAYSENPFASVQADAILITEKDAVKFGAWRDARIWVVPVQAVLSPRLIALVVEKLRGRTSA; from the coding sequence ATGTCTGACTTCAAGCCGCCGATCGAGAACTTTCTTGCCCGCGAATGGCGCCGGCGCGGCGCGGTCGCGTGGGCGCTCACGCCCTTCGCGTGCGTCTTCGGCGCGATCGCCGCGACGCGCCGCGCGCTTTTCGACGTGGGCTGGATGAAGCGCGTCGATGCCGGCGTGCCGGTGGTCGTCGTCGGCAACGTGACCGTCGGCGGCACCGGCAAGACGCCGACCGTGATCGCGCTCGTCGAGGCGCTGCGGGCGGCGGGTTTCCAGCCGGGCGTCGTCTCCCGCGGATACGGCGCGAAGGTCGCCGAGCCGACGAGCGTCACACCCGCAAGCATCGCGAGCCAGGTCGGCGACGAGCCGCTCTTGATCGCGCGCCGCACTCATGCGCCGGTGTTCGTGTGCCCGGACCGCGTGGCCGCCGCGCGCGCGCTCCTGAACGCGCATCCGAACGTGGACGTGCTCGTGAGCGACGACGGCCTGCAGCACTATCGCCTGGCGCGTGTGTTCGAACTCGTCGTGTTCGACGACCGGCTCGGCGGCAACGGCTTTCTGCTACCCGCGGGTCCCTTGCGCGAGCCGATGTCGCGTCATCGCGATGCCACGCTCATCAACAGTCCCTACGATCGCACGCTGCCGCCGTGGCCGAATACGTTCGCGCTCGACCTCGAACCCGGCGACGCGTGGCTGCTCGACGATCCCTCGGTGCGCCGCCCGCTTGCGCAGTTCGCCGGCGAGAAAGTGGCCGCTGCGGCCGGCATCGGATCGCCGGAGCGTTTTTTCGCGACGCTGCGCGCGGCGGGCATCGCGCCCACGACGCGCGCTTTTCCCGACCACTACGCGTACAGCGAGAATCCGTTCGCCTCGGTTCAGGCGGATGCGATCCTGATCACCGAAAAGGATGCAGTAAAATTCGGGGCCTGGCGCGACGCGCGCATCTGGGTCGTTCCCGTGCAAGCCGTGCTCAGCCCTCGCCTCATCGCTCTCGTTGTGGAGAAACTCCGTGGACGCACGTCTGCTTGA
- the xseA gene encoding exodeoxyribonuclease VII large subunit, translated as MTPDSLPTPGGDAVIPVSVLNRAIGTMLERSFPLVWVSGEVSNFTRAASGHWYFSIKDANAQMRCVMFRSRAQYAEFVPREGDKIEVRALVTMYEPRGELQMSVEAVRRTGQGRLYEAFLRLKAQLESEGLFAAERKRALPTHPRGIGIVTSLQAAALRDVLTTLARRAPHVPVIVYPGPVQGTGAGAKLAAMVEAANARREVDVLIVCRGGGSIEDLWAFNEEVLARAIAASELPVVSGVGHETDFTIADFAADVRAPTPTGAAELVSPQRVLLLRELDHRHAALARGFGRSMERRAQQLDWLARRLVSPVERLARQRVHLRQLASRFATAGARPVRDARAHFALVQYRWQRRRPDVAAQTEHVLRLAERMKRANERRREREKASVSELAARLQVLSPQRTLERGYAALIDTQTGRALRAPNALKPKRALTVHLAQGSADVLLADVQPRLSDEF; from the coding sequence ATGACTCCCGATTCCCTGCCGACGCCAGGCGGCGATGCCGTCATCCCCGTTTCCGTGTTGAACCGTGCCATCGGCACGATGCTGGAGCGGTCCTTTCCGCTCGTCTGGGTGTCGGGCGAAGTGTCGAACTTCACGCGCGCTGCCAGCGGCCACTGGTACTTTTCGATCAAGGACGCGAACGCGCAGATGCGCTGCGTGATGTTCCGAAGCCGCGCGCAGTACGCCGAGTTCGTGCCGCGCGAAGGCGACAAGATCGAAGTGCGCGCGCTCGTCACCATGTACGAGCCGCGCGGCGAATTGCAGATGAGCGTGGAGGCGGTGCGGCGCACCGGGCAAGGGCGCCTGTACGAAGCGTTTCTGCGGCTCAAGGCGCAACTCGAAAGCGAAGGCCTCTTCGCCGCCGAGCGCAAGCGCGCGCTGCCGACACATCCGCGCGGCATCGGCATCGTCACGTCGTTGCAGGCCGCCGCGTTGCGCGACGTGCTGACGACGCTCGCGCGCCGCGCGCCGCACGTGCCCGTGATCGTTTATCCGGGCCCGGTGCAGGGCACGGGCGCGGGCGCGAAGCTCGCCGCGATGGTGGAAGCGGCGAACGCGCGGCGCGAAGTCGATGTGCTGATCGTGTGCCGAGGCGGCGGGTCGATCGAAGACTTGTGGGCGTTCAACGAAGAGGTGCTCGCCCGGGCGATCGCCGCGAGCGAACTGCCGGTGGTGAGCGGCGTCGGCCACGAGACGGACTTCACCATCGCCGATTTCGCCGCCGATGTCCGCGCGCCGACGCCGACCGGCGCTGCCGAACTCGTGAGTCCGCAGCGCGTGCTGTTGCTGCGCGAGCTGGATCATCGTCACGCGGCGCTCGCGCGTGGATTCGGACGGTCGATGGAACGGCGCGCGCAGCAGCTCGACTGGCTTGCCCGCAGGCTCGTGAGTCCCGTCGAGCGGCTTGCGCGGCAGCGGGTGCATCTGCGGCAACTCGCGAGCCGTTTCGCAACAGCGGGCGCGCGGCCCGTGCGCGATGCGCGCGCTCACTTCGCACTCGTGCAGTATCGCTGGCAGCGCAGGCGGCCGGACGTCGCCGCGCAAACCGAGCACGTGCTGCGGCTCGCAGAGCGCATGAAGCGCGCGAACGAGCGTCGCCGGGAGCGCGAGAAGGCGTCTGTGTCGGAACTCGCGGCGCGCTTGCAAGTGCTCAGTCCGCAACGCACGCTGGAACGCGGTTATGCCGCGCTCATCGACACGCAAACGGGCCGCGCACTGCGTGCGCCGAACGCGCTCAAGCCGAAGCGCGCGCTCACAGTTCACCTCGCGCAAGGCTCGGCGGACGTCCTTCTTGCCGACGTACAGCCGCGTCTGTCCGATGAATTCTGA
- a CDS encoding MFS transporter, translating into MSTQPRTAAAPQGDFAVTLRIVSVVLYTFLCYLTIGIPLAVLPGFVHTDLGYGSVMAGAAISVQYFATLLSRPLAGRTADTLGPKKTVLYGLAACAASGVLLLCSALAAQWHAVSLVLLVIARLVLGFGESWVGTGSITWGIGRVGVAHNAKVISWNGIATYGALAIGAPLGVAIDHSLGFASLGFIVIALGGIGYWLATRMASVPVVHGERMSYRSVFFRVLPHGLGLALGSAGFGSIATFITLFYAAHHWPNAALSLTVFGTTFVGARLLFANTIKVYGGFRVAIVSFALECAGLLMLWLSAEPTFALAGAALTGCGFALVFPALGVEAVGLVPPASRGAALSAYSVFLDLSLGLTGPLAGYVAGEFGYGSVFLFAALAAASAVALSIALYMRAGRGVGGPATA; encoded by the coding sequence ATGTCCACCCAGCCCCGCACCGCCGCCGCGCCGCAAGGCGATTTTGCCGTCACTCTCCGGATCGTGTCGGTCGTGCTGTACACGTTCCTCTGCTACCTGACGATCGGCATTCCGCTCGCGGTGCTGCCGGGTTTCGTGCACACGGATCTGGGCTACGGCTCGGTGATGGCGGGCGCGGCGATCAGCGTCCAGTACTTCGCCACGCTGCTGTCGCGGCCGCTCGCGGGCCGCACCGCCGACACCCTCGGCCCCAAGAAAACGGTGCTGTACGGGCTCGCCGCCTGCGCCGCGAGCGGCGTGCTGCTGCTGTGCTCGGCGCTCGCTGCGCAATGGCACGCGGTGAGCCTCGTGCTGCTCGTGATCGCGCGGCTCGTGCTCGGCTTCGGTGAAAGCTGGGTCGGCACCGGGTCGATCACGTGGGGCATCGGGCGCGTAGGCGTCGCGCACAACGCGAAGGTGATTTCGTGGAACGGCATCGCCACTTACGGCGCGCTTGCGATCGGCGCGCCGCTCGGCGTGGCCATCGACCATTCGCTCGGCTTCGCGTCGCTCGGCTTCATCGTGATCGCGCTCGGCGGCATCGGCTACTGGCTCGCGACGCGCATGGCGAGCGTGCCCGTCGTTCACGGCGAGCGCATGTCGTATCGCAGCGTGTTCTTCCGCGTGCTGCCGCATGGCCTCGGCCTCGCGCTCGGTTCGGCGGGCTTCGGGTCGATCGCGACGTTCATCACCCTTTTCTATGCCGCGCATCACTGGCCCAACGCGGCGCTTTCGCTTACGGTGTTCGGCACGACGTTCGTCGGCGCGCGCCTCTTGTTCGCCAATACGATCAAGGTCTACGGCGGCTTTCGCGTGGCCATCGTGTCGTTCGCGCTCGAATGCGCGGGCCTGCTGATGCTGTGGCTCTCCGCCGAACCGACCTTCGCGCTGGCGGGCGCGGCGTTGACCGGATGCGGCTTCGCCCTCGTGTTTCCGGCGCTCGGCGTGGAAGCCGTCGGACTCGTGCCGCCCGCGAGCCGCGGCGCGGCGCTCTCCGCGTACTCGGTGTTTCTCGATTTGTCGCTCGGTCTGACCGGGCCGCTCGCGGGTTACGTCGCGGGCGAATTCGGCTACGGCTCGGTGTTCCTGTTCGCGGCGCTGGCGGCAGCGTCGGCGGTGGCGTTGTCCATCGCGCTCTACATGCGCGCGGGGCGCGGCGTCGGCGGGCCGGCAACTGCGTGA
- a CDS encoding ligand-binding protein SH3, which produces MQYITLILSGTCSALASILLRLAGTLPASGHALVFGMEPRALLYRLGAIGAYGAGFVLYALALRRVELSVAYPLMVAVTILEIMLFGVVLGEAMSLRTLAGATLLIASVLLLYAPAPATA; this is translated from the coding sequence ATGCAATACATCACGCTTATCCTGAGCGGCACGTGCAGTGCGCTCGCGAGTATCTTGCTGCGTCTGGCGGGCACACTGCCCGCGAGCGGCCACGCGCTCGTCTTCGGCATGGAGCCGCGCGCGCTTCTCTACCGGCTCGGAGCCATCGGCGCATACGGCGCGGGCTTCGTGCTGTATGCGCTCGCGCTGCGGCGTGTCGAACTGAGCGTCGCCTATCCGCTGATGGTCGCGGTGACGATACTCGAGATCATGCTGTTCGGCGTCGTGCTCGGCGAAGCGATGTCGCTGCGCACGCTCGCCGGCGCGACGCTGTTGATCGCGAGTGTGCTGCTGCTTTACGCGCCCGCTCCGGCTACCGCCTGA
- the mdtD gene encoding multidrug transporter subunit MdtD translates to MTDTATVQPNDRSLSIMLWLVATGFFMQTLDSTIVNTALPAMARSLGEAPLRMQGVVIAYSLTMAMMIPVSGWLADKLGTRRVFFSAILVFTIGSLLCANAQSLTGLVAFRVVQGVGGAMLLPVGRLAVLRVFPAERYLSALAFVAIPGLIGPLIGPTLGGWLVEIASWHWIFLINVPVGVIGCIATNLYMPDSRNPATARFDLAGYLLLAVGMVALTISLDGLADLGLQHAIVLVLLILSVGCFVAYGLHATRAAQPIFSLDLFKIHTFSVGLLGNLFARIGSGAMPYLIPLLLQVSLGYTAFQAGMMMLPVAAAGMASKRLVTRLIERVGYRRVLVTNTVLVGLMMASFALVSAHQPLWLRLVQLAAFGAVNSMQFTAMNTLTLKDLGTGGASSGNSLFSLVQMLSMSLGVTVAGAILSTFTGLLPRVTESNTLPAFHATFLCVGVITAATAWIFGQLAPEVRGARKKPDPSEAN, encoded by the coding sequence ATGACCGACACCGCCACAGTCCAGCCGAACGACCGATCGCTCTCCATCATGCTGTGGCTCGTCGCCACGGGCTTCTTCATGCAGACGCTCGATTCGACGATCGTCAACACCGCGCTGCCCGCCATGGCGCGAAGCCTCGGCGAAGCGCCGCTGCGCATGCAGGGCGTCGTGATCGCCTACTCGCTCACCATGGCGATGATGATCCCGGTCTCCGGCTGGCTCGCGGACAAGCTCGGCACGCGGCGCGTCTTCTTCAGCGCGATCCTCGTCTTCACCATCGGCTCGCTGCTGTGCGCGAACGCGCAGTCGCTCACCGGGCTGGTCGCGTTTCGCGTCGTGCAAGGCGTGGGCGGCGCGATGCTGCTGCCGGTCGGCCGGCTCGCCGTGCTGCGCGTGTTTCCGGCGGAACGCTATCTCTCCGCGCTCGCGTTCGTCGCGATTCCCGGCCTGATCGGGCCGCTCATCGGTCCGACGCTCGGCGGCTGGCTCGTGGAGATCGCGTCGTGGCACTGGATCTTCCTGATCAACGTGCCGGTCGGCGTGATCGGCTGCATCGCGACGAATCTGTATATGCCCGACAGCCGCAATCCGGCGACCGCGCGTTTCGATCTTGCGGGCTATCTGCTGCTCGCGGTCGGCATGGTGGCGCTGACGATTTCGCTCGACGGTCTCGCCGATCTCGGCCTCCAGCACGCCATCGTGCTCGTGCTGCTGATTCTGAGCGTCGGCTGCTTCGTCGCTTACGGGCTGCACGCCACGCGCGCCGCGCAACCCATCTTCTCTCTCGATCTTTTCAAGATCCACACGTTCAGCGTCGGCCTCCTCGGCAACCTGTTCGCGCGCATCGGCAGCGGCGCGATGCCGTACCTCATTCCGCTCTTGCTGCAAGTGAGCCTCGGCTACACGGCGTTTCAGGCGGGCATGATGATGCTGCCCGTCGCCGCCGCCGGCATGGCGAGCAAGCGGCTCGTCACGCGGCTGATCGAGCGCGTCGGCTATCGGCGCGTGCTGGTGACGAACACCGTGCTCGTCGGCCTGATGATGGCGAGTTTCGCGCTCGTGAGCGCGCATCAGCCGCTGTGGCTGCGGCTCGTGCAACTGGCCGCGTTCGGCGCCGTCAACTCCATGCAGTTCACCGCGATGAACACGCTCACGCTCAAAGACCTCGGCACGGGCGGCGCGAGCAGCGGCAACAGCCTGTTTTCGCTGGTGCAGATGCTGTCGATGAGTCTCGGCGTGACCGTCGCGGGCGCGATTCTCTCGACGTTCACCGGACTTCTGCCGCGCGTCACCGAAAGCAATACGCTGCCGGCGTTCCACGCTACCTTTCTATGTGTGGGCGTCATCACGGCGGCGACCGCGTGGATCTTCGGACAGCTTGCGCCGGAAGTGCGCGGGGCGCGCAAGAAGCCCGATCCGTCGGAAGCGAACTGA
- a CDS encoding UbiA family prenyltransferase, whose amino-acid sequence MAEASVPLCVDLDGTLTATDLLVESFLVLVKKNPVYVLYCIVWLLRGKAYMKAQIAERVAIDVSVLPYNARFVEYLREQRLSGRELYLCTASNKRFAEQIATHFGIFTGVLASDHARNLKGSHKAGALTKEFGAHGFDYCGNALADVPVWKASRQAIVVGNRHIAAAAEKVNKTIVFFEEKRSLVRLTLKEMRVYQWVKNLLIFVPLLASHRFTDPAMLLDETLAFFSFSFCASAVYLLNDMLDLDSDRRHAKKRNRPFASGQLPLTFGMALTLTLLVASAALAARLAPNFQLVLGGYFIVTLAYSFKLKRMMLVDVFTLAALYTSRIVAGGAAADILLSDWLIMFSVLIFLSLAMVKRYTELDALLRDGKVSAAGRGYVTQDLGILRSFGTASGYVAVLVLALYLNSSDVRLLYRHPHALWVLFGLLLYWVSRVWMLAFRGEMHDDPIVYAIKNRLSLLVICLCVATIVVAI is encoded by the coding sequence ATGGCCGAAGCTAGCGTTCCCCTGTGCGTCGATCTGGACGGCACGCTGACTGCCACCGATCTGCTGGTCGAATCGTTCCTCGTGCTCGTCAAGAAAAATCCCGTCTATGTGCTGTACTGCATCGTCTGGCTGCTGCGCGGCAAAGCGTATATGAAAGCGCAGATCGCCGAGCGCGTAGCCATCGACGTGTCGGTGCTGCCCTATAACGCGCGTTTCGTCGAATATCTGCGCGAGCAGCGTCTCTCGGGCCGCGAACTCTATCTTTGCACCGCGTCGAACAAACGCTTCGCAGAACAAATCGCCACGCACTTCGGCATCTTCACGGGCGTGCTCGCGAGCGACCATGCGCGCAATCTCAAGGGGAGTCACAAAGCCGGCGCGCTCACGAAAGAATTCGGCGCGCACGGTTTTGATTACTGCGGCAACGCACTCGCCGACGTGCCAGTCTGGAAAGCGTCGCGGCAAGCGATCGTCGTCGGCAACCGGCACATTGCGGCGGCGGCGGAGAAGGTGAACAAGACCATCGTTTTCTTCGAAGAAAAGCGTTCGCTCGTTCGCCTGACGCTGAAGGAAATGCGCGTGTATCAGTGGGTCAAGAACCTGCTGATCTTCGTGCCGCTGCTCGCGTCGCACCGCTTCACCGATCCGGCGATGCTGCTCGACGAAACCCTCGCGTTCTTCTCGTTCAGCTTCTGCGCCTCGGCGGTGTATCTGCTCAACGACATGCTCGATCTCGACTCGGACCGTCGTCATGCGAAGAAGCGCAACCGGCCATTCGCGTCGGGTCAACTGCCGCTGACCTTCGGCATGGCGCTCACGTTGACGCTGCTCGTCGCATCCGCCGCGCTCGCCGCGCGACTCGCGCCCAACTTCCAACTCGTGCTCGGCGGCTATTTCATCGTGACGCTCGCGTATTCGTTCAAGCTCAAGCGCATGATGCTGGTCGATGTCTTCACCCTCGCCGCGCTCTATACCTCGCGCATCGTCGCGGGCGGCGCGGCGGCCGATATCCTGCTGTCCGACTGGCTCATCATGTTCTCCGTGCTCATTTTCCTGAGCCTCGCGATGGTCAAGCGTTACACGGAACTCGACGCCCTCTTGCGCGACGGCAAGGTGTCGGCGGCGGGGCGTGGCTACGTCACGCAGGATCTGGGCATTCTGCGCTCGTTCGGCACCGCCTCGGGCTATGTCGCCGTGTTGGTGCTGGCGCTCTATCTGAACTCGTCGGACGTGCGGCTACTGTATCGGCATCCGCACGCGCTGTGGGTGCTCTTCGGGCTTTTGCTGTACTGGGTGAGCCGCGTGTGGATGCTCGCGTTTCGCGGCGAGATGCACGACGACCCGATCGTCTACGCGATCAAGAACCGCCTGAGCCTGCTTGTCATCTGTCTATGTGTCGCCACCATCGTCGTGGCGATCTAG
- a CDS encoding GntR family transcriptional regulator, with amino-acid sequence MNSTTEDRWRDLRPDPDSDTPLYLQLARKLAAAIHDNRWNAGEALPSERVLSDALGVSRITSRKAIALLVEQGLIRREQGAGSFIRPRYEDPLSRLSSFSEMLRRRGFQPSSKWLSRTIEPANREEVIQLGLSPAAAVARLKRLRLADDTVMAVENSTFPAALIPDPLAIGDSLYSYLDTRGLAIVRALQHFRAVNASPEIAEQMGIAPHDALLLITRVGYTADQRAIELTDTYCRNDYYDFVAELRK; translated from the coding sequence ATGAACTCGACCACGGAAGACCGCTGGCGCGACCTGCGCCCGGACCCGGACAGCGACACTCCGCTCTATCTCCAACTCGCCCGCAAGCTCGCCGCCGCCATTCACGACAACCGCTGGAACGCCGGCGAAGCGCTGCCCTCGGAGCGCGTGCTGTCCGACGCGTTGGGCGTCTCGCGGATCACGTCGAGAAAGGCCATCGCGCTGCTGGTCGAGCAAGGGCTGATTCGGCGCGAACAAGGCGCGGGCAGCTTCATCCGGCCGCGCTACGAAGACCCGCTTTCGCGTCTGTCGAGCTTCTCCGAAATGCTGCGCCGGCGCGGTTTTCAGCCGAGTTCGAAGTGGCTTTCGCGCACCATCGAGCCGGCCAATCGCGAAGAAGTGATTCAGCTCGGCCTCTCGCCCGCCGCCGCCGTCGCGCGCCTGAAGCGCCTGCGCCTTGCCGACGACACCGTAATGGCCGTCGAAAACTCCACGTTTCCTGCCGCGCTGATTCCCGATCCGCTCGCTATCGGCGATTCGCTTTACAGCTATCTCGACACGCGCGGCCTCGCCATCGTGCGCGCGCTTCAGCACTTTCGCGCCGTGAACGCGAGTCCGGAGATTGCTGAACAAATGGGCATTGCGCCCCACGACGCGCTTCTGCTCATCACGCGCGTCGGCTACACGGCGGATCAGCGCGCGATCGAGCTGACCGATACCTACTGCCGCAACGACTACTACGACTTCGTCGCGGAACTGCGTAAATAA
- a CDS encoding superoxide dismutase — protein MEHTLPPLPFDKNALAPHMSEETLEFHYGKHHQTYVTKLNELIKGTEFENMQLEEIVKKSSGGVFNNAAQTWNHTFFWNSLSPNGGGAPTGALADAINAKYGSFDKFKEEFAKVAVGTFGSGWTWLVKKTDGSLDIVSTSNAATPLTTDSKPLVTLDVWEHAYYIDYRNARPKFIEAFWNIVNWDFASKNFGA, from the coding sequence ATGGAACATACGCTCCCGCCGCTGCCGTTCGACAAGAACGCGCTCGCTCCGCACATGTCGGAAGAAACGCTCGAGTTTCACTATGGCAAGCACCACCAGACTTATGTGACCAAGCTCAACGAGCTGATCAAGGGCACTGAATTCGAGAACATGCAACTCGAAGAGATCGTGAAGAAGTCGTCGGGCGGCGTATTCAACAACGCGGCTCAGACGTGGAACCACACGTTCTTCTGGAACAGCCTGTCGCCGAACGGCGGCGGCGCTCCGACCGGCGCGCTGGCCGACGCCATCAATGCGAAGTACGGCTCGTTCGACAAGTTCAAGGAAGAGTTCGCGAAGGTCGCCGTGGGCACGTTCGGCTCGGGCTGGACGTGGCTCGTGAAGAAGACCGACGGTTCGCTCGACATCGTGTCGACGAGCAACGCCGCGACGCCGCTGACCACCGACAGCAAGCCGCTCGTCACGCTGGACGTGTGGGAGCACGCTTACTACATCGACTACCGCAATGCGCGCCCGAAGTTCATCGAGGCATTCTGGAACATCGTGAACTGGGACTTCGCATCGAAGAATTTCGGCGCGTAA
- a CDS encoding EAL domain-containing protein, with protein sequence MSMVDLDPPRFQPPRPVAGDDGSRRTVLYGEYTVFSVFQPVFSVSHRRAIGYHASLRARDETHRHVPSHEVFTQAARRGDLLELGRLAESLHLGNFNAFDSHDEWLFLSLHPAALMDTSYGDALLAALKDIGLPPQRVVLEVPEQAGGETTRFSEIVDSLRKSGFLIALDGFGVKHSNIDRVWQLRPDIVSLDRCILQQATEHSHIERVLPRLVSLLHESGQLVLMGGLATERDALIALECNVDFVQGAYFAQPSVEAVHSEVAASAMDALSAASRERVAARERAQAARLEPYVSGLERAAVKLMEGETLAAATSELLQLADTARCFLLDHAGRQIGDNVVPVVRTSQRAKRFSPLLHSEGASWERRPYFIEALRSPGRVHLTAPYLSINEAHLCVTASIAAQTPYGLQVLCVDINWEGVPKRR encoded by the coding sequence ATGAGCATGGTTGATCTCGACCCTCCCCGCTTTCAGCCGCCGCGCCCCGTTGCCGGCGACGACGGCTCGCGTCGCACCGTTCTGTATGGCGAATACACCGTGTTCAGCGTGTTCCAGCCGGTGTTTTCGGTGTCGCATCGGCGAGCCATCGGCTATCACGCCTCGCTGCGTGCTCGCGACGAGACGCATCGTCATGTACCGTCGCACGAGGTCTTCACGCAGGCGGCGCGGCGCGGCGATCTGCTGGAACTGGGCCGGCTCGCCGAATCGCTGCATCTAGGCAACTTCAATGCGTTCGACAGCCACGACGAATGGCTCTTTCTGAGCTTGCATCCCGCCGCGCTCATGGACACGAGCTACGGCGACGCGCTGCTCGCCGCGCTCAAGGACATTGGCCTGCCGCCGCAGCGCGTGGTGCTCGAAGTGCCCGAGCAGGCGGGCGGCGAGACGACGCGATTCAGCGAGATCGTCGATTCCCTGCGCAAGTCGGGCTTCCTGATCGCGCTCGACGGTTTCGGCGTCAAGCATTCGAACATCGACCGCGTGTGGCAATTGCGGCCGGATATTGTCTCGCTCGACCGCTGCATTCTTCAGCAGGCGACCGAGCATTCGCATATCGAACGCGTGTTGCCGCGGCTCGTGTCGCTGCTGCACGAATCCGGCCAACTGGTGCTGATGGGCGGCCTCGCCACGGAACGCGACGCGCTGATTGCGCTGGAATGCAACGTCGACTTCGTGCAGGGCGCGTACTTCGCGCAGCCGAGCGTCGAAGCCGTACACAGTGAAGTCGCGGCCAGCGCCATGGACGCGCTTTCGGCGGCATCGCGCGAACGGGTCGCGGCGCGCGAACGTGCGCAGGCCGCGCGGCTCGAACCCTACGTGAGCGGACTGGAACGCGCGGCCGTCAAGCTGATGGAAGGCGAAACGCTCGCCGCCGCCACGAGCGAACTGCTGCAACTCGCCGATACCGCGCGCTGCTTTTTGCTGGACCACGCGGGCCGGCAGATCGGCGACAACGTGGTGCCTGTCGTGCGCACATCGCAGCGCGCGAAGCGCTTTAGCCCGCTGCTGCATTCGGAAGGCGCGAGCTGGGAACGGCGACCCTATTTCATCGAGGCGCTGCGGTCGCCGGGCCGCGTGCATCTGACCGCGCCGTATCTGTCGATCAACGAGGCGCATCTGTGCGTGACGGCTTCCATCGCGGCGCAAACGCCTTATGGGCTTCAAGTGCTGTGCGTCGACATCAATTGGGAAGGCGTGCCGAAGCGCCGCTGA
- a CDS encoding glycosyltransferase family 87 protein — protein sequence MLISRAAAGKSAPGLGAISTALIVVALAMIAARIPHVYAQFRADPANAFSDFNYYLYAFTTVLRHPADATVLYDHEGLVAFMRSIGARETGMDVFYAYPPQFAWLFSPLGTLSPLAAKAVWVGGSLTLFALGVAMVAKLAFRGADRGVVLLIVALALLSRPFFDDVYWGQSNQLLFFLLTATFFFIDRGNRAIAGVFLGAAIALKVTPVAIAGLLLLRREWRTALVTFVTSVVLTAITAWALGFHAIWHYVVSDMPRLNTQNLMLGGAPINVALRGGLQTVMESVGMSVSQTLLGAVWIATALCVCTLGVVLVVRRHADRRIDFALATMTMLVASPMLEPVHLVVALIPVGILFGTALERPGTRLSLVAPRVELMIASFAIAVMAFASRGASYTVAVWLLYALLVARYFATGGVTRSRSIPDAEDRTPPARARPTAR from the coding sequence ATGCTGATTTCACGGGCTGCCGCGGGCAAGTCCGCGCCGGGTCTGGGCGCGATTTCGACGGCGTTGATCGTCGTTGCGTTAGCGATGATCGCGGCGCGCATACCGCACGTCTATGCGCAGTTCCGCGCCGACCCCGCGAATGCGTTCAGCGACTTCAACTATTACCTCTACGCGTTCACGACCGTGCTGCGTCATCCGGCGGATGCGACGGTGCTCTACGACCACGAAGGGCTTGTCGCGTTCATGCGCTCCATCGGAGCACGCGAGACCGGCATGGACGTGTTTTATGCGTATCCGCCGCAATTCGCGTGGCTGTTTTCCCCGCTCGGCACGCTCTCGCCGCTTGCCGCGAAGGCCGTGTGGGTCGGCGGATCGTTGACGCTTTTCGCGCTCGGCGTCGCGATGGTCGCAAAGCTCGCGTTTAGAGGCGCGGATCGCGGCGTCGTGCTGCTGATCGTGGCGCTGGCGTTGCTCAGTCGCCCGTTCTTCGACGATGTCTACTGGGGCCAGTCGAACCAGTTGCTGTTTTTCCTGCTTACGGCGACGTTCTTTTTCATCGACCGCGGCAACCGCGCGATAGCGGGCGTGTTCCTCGGCGCGGCCATCGCACTGAAAGTGACGCCGGTCGCCATCGCGGGCCTGTTGCTATTGCGGCGCGAATGGCGCACTGCGCTTGTCACCTTCGTCACGTCGGTCGTGCTGACGGCCATCACGGCATGGGCGCTCGGCTTCCATGCAATCTGGCACTACGTCGTATCCGACATGCCGCGGCTCAATACGCAGAACCTCATGCTCGGCGGCGCGCCGATCAACGTCGCGCTGCGCGGCGGCCTGCAAACGGTCATGGAAAGCGTGGGCATGAGCGTATCGCAGACGCTGCTGGGCGCGGTATGGATCGCGACGGCGCTCTGCGTCTGCACGCTCGGCGTGGTGCTGGTCGTGCGGCGCCATGCGGACCGCCGCATCGACTTCGCGCTCGCCACGATGACGATGCTCGTCGCCTCGCCGATGCTCGAACCGGTGCACCTCGTCGTCGCGCTGATTCCGGTCGGAATTCTGTTCGGCACGGCGTTAGAGCGGCCCGGCACGCGGCTATCGCTCGTCGCGCCGCGAGTCGAACTGATGATCGCCAGCTTCGCGATTGCGGTGATGGCCTTCGCGTCGCGCGGCGCGAGCTATACGGTCGCGGTATGGCTGCTGTACGCGCTGCTCGTCGCGCGATACTTCGCGACCGGCGGCGTCACGCGCTCTCGTTCGATTCCGGACGCAGAAGATCGAACGCCGCCAGCGCGAGCACGCCCGACAGCACGATGA